The following proteins come from a genomic window of Dysidea avara chromosome 12, odDysAvar1.4, whole genome shotgun sequence:
- the LOC136241276 gene encoding WD repeat-containing protein 86-like: MATSEPDRELFTGSSDGTARSWNVETGQPLRVFEGHQAPVTCMQLSGSLLFTGSADCMARCWQVEYAEYLRVYRGHQSTVNCVIAQDDVVMMCNYVIINVVFANSRDGLVLAWGIKTDICRKLFKGHSYPINCMQVHGDRLYSGSYDKAVKVWDISFLDNSLPGTTV; the protein is encoded by the exons ATGGCTACAAGTGAACCAGATAGGGAACTGTTCACTGGCTCATCAGATGGCACTGCCAGATCTTGGAATGTAGAAACTGGCCAACCACTGAGAGTATTCGAAGGCCATCAAGCGCCAGTCACCTGTATGCAG CTCTCAGGCAGCCTATTGTTCACTGGAAGTGCTGATTGTATGGCTCGATGCTGGCAAGTGGAGTATGCAGAATATTTGAGGGTGTATCGTGGCCATCAGAGCACTGTAAATTGTGTTATTGCTCAGGACGATGTCG TAATGATGTGTAATTATGTCATCATTAATGTGGTGTTTGCAAACAGTAGAGATGGTTTGGTGCTAGCGTGGGGCATCAAGACTGACATTTGTAGAAAGCTGTTCAAAGGTCACAGCTACCCTATCAATTGCATGCAG GTACATGGCGATCGCCTATACTCCGGCTCATATGATAAGGCAGTCAAAGTCTGGGATATTTCATTTCTTGATAATTCATTACCTGGTACAACTGTTTAA